One Acanthochromis polyacanthus isolate Apoly-LR-REF ecotype Palm Island chromosome 6, KAUST_Apoly_ChrSc, whole genome shotgun sequence DNA segment encodes these proteins:
- the LOC110956803 gene encoding protein ILRUN produces the protein MEGMDLDLDQELMQKFSCMGTTDKDILISEFQRLLGFQLNPAGCAFFLDMTNWNLQAAIGAYYDFESPNISAPCMSFVKDVTIGEGESVPPDTPFTKTWRIQNTGAESWPPGVCLKYVGGDQFGHVNMVMVRSLDPQEMTDVSVQMQSPVSPGMYQGQWRMCTATGLYYGDVIWVILSVEVGGLLGVTQQLSSFQAEFNTQPHRNLEGDYNPFASPEKSKCPNSNNNSLHDDSGHRVAEEHWQGNPNQLQQDQNGLSHNSVDIVANSLQSNLSVVSCNQGIQEPYPFGHS, from the exons ATGGAGGGCATGGACCTGGATCTGGACCAGGAGCTCATGCAGAAATTCAGCTGCATGGGCACAACGGACAAAGATATCCTAATATCGGAATTTCAGAGGCTTCTCGGGTTTCAGCTAAACCCCGCTGGATGCGCCTTCTTTCTGGACATGACCAACTG GAATTTACAGGCAGCCATCGGAGCTTACTATGACTTTGAGAGTCCCAACATCAGTGCACCGTGCATGTCTTTTGTGAAGGATGTGACAATTGGTGAGGGCGAATCAGTTCCACCTGACACACCTTTCACAAAGACCTGGAGGATACAGAACACAG GTGCAGAGTCATGGCCGCCCGGGGTTTGTCTGAAGTATGTAGGAGGAGATCAGTTTGGTCATGTAAACATGGTGATGGTGCGCTCTCTAGACCCCCAGGAAATGACTGACGTTAGTGTGCAGATGCAGAGCCCTGTGTCTCCCGGCATGTACCAGGGCCAGTGGAGAATGTGCACAGCCACAGGACTTTACTATGGAG ATGTCATCTGGGTGATCCTGAGTGTGGAGGTCGGAGGCCTCCTCGGCGTCACACAGCAGCTTTCCTCTTTCCAAGCCGAGTTCAACACCCAGCCTCACCGCAACCTGGAAGGAGACTACAACCCCTTCGCCTCGCCAGAGAAGAGCAAGTGCcccaacagcaacaacaacagcctcCACGATGACAGCGGCCATAGAGTCGCAGAGGAACATTGGCAGGGAAACCCAAACCAGCTGCAGCAAGACCAGAATGGACTTTCACACAACTCTGTGGATATAGTAGCAAACAGTCTACAAAGCAATCTATCAGTAGTCTCTTGTAACCAG